The Anaerobranca californiensis DSM 14826 genomic sequence AAATTAGACAGTAAAGGTGCAAAATTAATGTTGAGTAATTCTGATCCTAAAAATACAGATTTAAATGATAATTTTTTTGATGAATTGTATAAAGGTTATAAAATACTGCGGGTAAAAGCAAACAGAAATATAAATTCTGATAAAGGGGGAAGGGGAAAAATTAATGAATTACTTATTTTAAATTATTGATTACTACAAAAAGAGGGGGAGTGAAATGAAGTTCTTAGATTATTATCAGAAAATGGGACTTAATAATATAGATGAAGTTTTTGAGTTTTTCTTGAAAACTTTAAAACCATCCAACAGAACCTTTGATTTTTTTGTTGATTGGGCAAAGATTTTTCGCAATATCGATAATATAGAAATTGAATTAAATTTATTAAATTATTTAATTGGAAAGGAAAATATAAAAAAAGAGTTTAAATGCTTAATAAAAAGATATCCTAATGTTGCAGCGGTTATCCCTATATTAGTAGCTTTAAGGGAAAAAAATGTAGATATATTGGTGGACTTTACAAAGGAAGATTGGGTATATAAAAGGTTTGTTTTTAAAAAAGATAAACAATATATGAATTCAGAAATTGAAGATCTAGTTGAGTTTGCTGATAAAACAGGAATTTTACAATTATTTACAAACAAAAAAATTAAAAACATAGTAGATTATTGTCTAGGTTTAGAAGTAGGGCTTGATACCAATGGAAGGAAAAATAGAAGTGGGAAAATAACAGAAGATATAGTTGGGTTATATATAGAAAAAACATGTAAAAAATTAGGTCTAGAATATTTTTGTAATCCTTCCAAAAATCTTATAAAAAGTCAATGGCATATAGAATTGCCTGTAGATAAAACTTCAAGAAAATATGATTTTGCAATAAATAATCAAGGAAAACTCATTTTAATTGAGACAAATTTTTTCGGAGACGGAGGTTCTAAATTAAAATCAGTTGCTGGAGAATTTATAGCATTAAATAATTATTTGAAAAACTTTGAAACCGTAGATAAATTTATTTGGATAACAGATGGGATTGGTTGGCTCAAAGACTATAATCCGTTAAAAG encodes the following:
- a CDS encoding type II restriction endonuclease, with the translated sequence MKFLDYYQKMGLNNIDEVFEFFLKTLKPSNRTFDFFVDWAKIFRNIDNIEIELNLLNYLIGKENIKKEFKCLIKRYPNVAAVIPILVALREKNVDILVDFTKEDWVYKRFVFKKDKQYMNSEIEDLVEFADKTGILQLFTNKKIKNIVDYCLGLEVGLDTNGRKNRSGKITEDIVGLYIEKTCKKLGLEYFCNPSKNLIKSQWHIELPVDKTSRKYDFAINNQGKLILIETNFFGDGGSKLKSVAGEFIALNNYLKNFETVDKFIWITDGIGWLKDYNPLKESFINIDYLVNFRMVYNGILEEIISI